A single Bacteroidota bacterium DNA region contains:
- a CDS encoding methyltransferase domain-containing protein has translation MRKLYIGQPFSLCMAFAHHLDISHQFEQQQAVTQAYIIPFLAPHFRPGPGMQVLDVGCGVGGVLAPFVAAGCTCTGVDVDTASIEVGKQLHADLIAAGSLALYRQDIYDWDTEQRFDLILLKDSIEHIADQARIIGHLKTFLKPGGFIFFGFPPWVMPFGGHQQVIRRSALLSKLPWYHLLPMPLYRAVLRAGGVEPGNQDFLIETKERGISSWRFQRILKRTGYRIVKRTFWLFNPIYQYKFGLKGRKQFGPIAHLPGLRDLISTAVYYLVQPR, from the coding sequence GTGAGAAAGCTGTATATTGGGCAGCCCTTTTCACTCTGTATGGCCTTTGCCCACCACTTGGATATCTCGCATCAGTTTGAGCAGCAGCAGGCTGTTACACAGGCGTATATCATCCCCTTTCTGGCTCCACACTTTCGGCCAGGGCCGGGCATGCAGGTGCTGGATGTGGGCTGTGGGGTGGGCGGGGTACTGGCCCCCTTTGTAGCAGCAGGCTGCACCTGCACCGGGGTGGATGTGGACACGGCAAGCATAGAGGTGGGGAAGCAGCTGCACGCCGACCTGATAGCTGCTGGCAGCCTAGCCCTGTATCGCCAGGATATCTACGACTGGGATACCGAACAACGCTTTGACCTGATCCTGCTGAAAGACAGCATAGAGCACATAGCGGACCAGGCACGCATCATTGGCCACCTGAAGACCTTTCTGAAACCGGGTGGTTTTATCTTCTTTGGCTTTCCGCCCTGGGTTATGCCCTTTGGGGGGCATCAGCAGGTTATCCGGCGTAGTGCCCTGCTCAGCAAGCTGCCGTGGTACCACCTGCTGCCCATGCCGCTATACCGGGCCGTGCTGCGTGCGGGCGGCGTGGAACCGGGCAACCAGGACTTTCTGATAGAAACCAAGGAACGGGGCATCAGCAGCTGGCGCTTCCAGCGGATATTGAAACGCACCGGCTACCGGATTGTAAAACGCACTTTCTGGCTTTTCAACCCCATCTATCAGTACAAGTTTGGCCTAAAAGGACGCAAGCAGTTTGGGCCTATCGCCCATCTGCCCGGCCTGCGCGACCTCATCAGCACCGCCGTATACTACCTGGTACAGCCCCGATAG
- a CDS encoding patatin-like phospholipase family protein — translation MEYTVPYTILSIDGGGIRGIIPALVLEALEQKLINQLGRTVALADAFDLLAGTSTGAILACGLAHGQPDGSRSYRAADLVSLFQDRGAEIFAPGWSLRKDVVSWFYGPSYSRRGLDRVLRQYLGEQCLSEALNELLITSYDLNNAQAYFFKRHRARADRPDFRLREIAAATSAAPTYFAPYAVQAPDGTHHRFIDGGVCANDPALCAFTEAQKLLTAAGTPDRPILLVSLGTGTSALRFRPQVARWGDIRWIVPDMTIISLMFDGAREVTQHQLETLFEGSTSEGTPIPTPTPQAWKQGICDTYVRINHVLTDRKMARMDNAHPHNLKRLVDHGRGLAQSHSVVLEELAGRLAQRFV, via the coding sequence ATGGAGTACACAGTTCCCTACACCATCCTTTCCATAGACGGCGGCGGCATACGCGGCATAATTCCCGCCCTGGTGCTGGAGGCACTGGAGCAGAAGCTGATCAATCAGCTGGGGCGCACAGTTGCCTTGGCTGATGCCTTTGATCTGCTGGCAGGCACCTCTACGGGGGCCATCCTGGCCTGCGGACTGGCGCACGGCCAGCCGGATGGAAGCAGGAGCTACCGCGCTGCTGATCTGGTATCGCTCTTCCAAGACCGAGGTGCCGAGATCTTTGCGCCTGGCTGGAGCCTGCGCAAGGATGTGGTTAGCTGGTTTTATGGCCCCAGCTACAGCCGTAGGGGGCTGGACCGCGTGCTGCGCCAGTACCTGGGTGAGCAGTGCCTGAGCGAGGCGCTGAATGAACTGCTGATTACCAGCTATGACCTGAATAACGCCCAAGCCTATTTTTTCAAGCGGCACCGTGCGCGGGCCGACCGGCCCGATTTTCGGCTCAGAGAGATAGCAGCCGCTACCTCGGCCGCACCTACCTACTTCGCCCCCTACGCGGTGCAGGCACCGGATGGCACGCATCACCGCTTTATAGATGGGGGGGTATGCGCCAATGATCCGGCCCTCTGCGCTTTTACAGAAGCACAGAAGCTGCTTACCGCGGCCGGCACGCCAGATCGGCCCATTCTGCTGGTTTCTCTGGGTACAGGCACCTCTGCCTTACGCTTCAGGCCCCAGGTAGCACGCTGGGGAGATATCCGCTGGATTGTGCCGGATATGACCATTATTAGCCTAATGTTTGACGGAGCGCGGGAGGTAACCCAGCACCAGCTGGAAACACTTTTTGAGGGCTCTACATCGGAGGGTACGCCCATCCCTACCCCTACCCCCCAGGCCTGGAAGCAGGGTATTTGCGACACCTATGTGCGCATTAACCATGTGCTGACAGACCGAAAAATGGCTCGGATGGATAACGCACATCCCCATAACCTGAAGCGGCTAGTGGACCACGGGCGAGGACTGGCGCAGTCCCATAGTGTGGTGCTGGAAGAGCTGGCTGGGCGCCTGGCACAGCGCTTTGTATAG
- a CDS encoding glycosyltransferase family 9 protein, whose product MQKILVIQTAFIGDAILATAVANKLKQHYPKAQVHYLVRQGNEGLLAHHPGIDQVWVWVKRKHKLRNLLRLTLRLRQHQWDLVVNLHRFGTSGLLTWLQHARYKVGYRKNPFSFAYTWAAEHPIGQQQDAHWLHETARNQVLIAPWTDEQPARPSLHPSPEDQAAVAPYQQQPYVVLAPASVWATKQWPEARWRQLLELLPPTLTAYLVGAPSDEPLCSRLAHGLPHAQVLAGQLSLMQTTALMQQAMRVFANDSAPLHLASSVNAPTTTFFCSTIPQFGFGPLADDQVVLETPEPLVCRPCGLHGRRACPLGHFACGYGISAQQALATLPGLPEQLG is encoded by the coding sequence ATGCAGAAGATCCTGGTTATACAAACCGCTTTCATAGGCGATGCCATCCTGGCTACGGCTGTAGCCAATAAGCTGAAGCAGCACTACCCCAAGGCCCAGGTGCACTACCTGGTGCGCCAGGGCAATGAGGGCCTGCTGGCACACCACCCAGGTATAGACCAGGTATGGGTATGGGTGAAAAGAAAGCATAAACTGCGCAACCTGCTGCGGCTAACCCTGCGGCTACGGCAGCACCAGTGGGACCTGGTGGTGAACCTGCACCGCTTTGGCACCAGTGGGCTGCTCACCTGGCTGCAGCACGCCCGCTACAAGGTGGGCTACCGGAAAAACCCCTTCTCCTTTGCCTACACCTGGGCGGCCGAGCACCCCATAGGCCAGCAGCAAGACGCACACTGGCTGCACGAAACCGCGCGCAACCAGGTGCTGATAGCCCCCTGGACCGACGAGCAGCCCGCACGCCCCAGCCTGCACCCCAGCCCGGAAGACCAGGCCGCCGTAGCCCCCTACCAGCAGCAGCCCTATGTGGTGCTGGCCCCGGCCAGTGTGTGGGCTACCAAGCAGTGGCCCGAAGCCCGCTGGCGGCAGCTGCTGGAGCTGCTACCCCCCACCCTGACGGCCTACCTGGTGGGCGCACCTAGCGACGAGCCCCTGTGCAGCCGCCTGGCCCATGGCCTGCCCCACGCACAGGTGCTGGCCGGCCAGCTAAGCCTGATGCAGACCACCGCCCTGATGCAGCAGGCCATGCGCGTGTTTGCCAACGACAGCGCCCCCCTGCACCTGGCCAGCAGCGTGAATGCCCCCACGACGACCTTCTTCTGTAGCACCATCCCTCAGTTTGGCTTCGGCCCACTGGCCGACGACCAGGTGGTGCTGGAAACGCCCGAGCCCCTGGTCTGCCGCCCCTGCGGCCTGCATGGCAGGCGGGCCTGCCCGCTGGGACACTTTGCCTGCGGCTATGGCATCAGCGCCCAGCAGGCACTGGCTACCCTGCCGGGGTTACCCGAACAACTGGGCTAA
- the ftsZ gene encoding cell division protein FtsZ, which translates to MAGIDFDFPISDPATSHFDTENLIKVIGVGGGGGNAVRTMYEKGIEGVDFYICNTDLQVLKGSPIPNKLQLGMELTNGLGCGAKPEVGREAALESREDVRHILQGNTRMVFITAGMGGGTGTGAAPVIAEIAREMGILTVGIVTTPFKFEGDWRNRIAKSGVAELQRVVDTLLVINNANLMEICPRNIKARDAYKMADKVLCDAAKGIAEIITIEGYMNVDFADVQTVMKGSGSALMGMATHHGDNRAINAVEDALSSPLLDNVDISGATGVLVNITASEDTLTMDEVEVIGEYIHKAVGDNARIILGQVLTDEAGDDLTVTVIATGFDQPHQAPVSRPMPELEIQAGPIASPPPARVPAEKEKKPFILEIEDEDEGVDLPPAHQPQPEAEEPPVDKFKRRRPAPQPPQPERHTPSLFDAMDTGGRTRPATNFYHQPKPDPSPTPRPHSPQPSRPQRLDPTNPKDVEELERVPSYLRRQVDIEPEETVQQNRKISRLTVSDEGEERYRLRDNNSFLFDNVD; encoded by the coding sequence ATGGCTGGCATAGACTTTGACTTTCCGATCTCCGATCCTGCCACTTCACATTTCGACACCGAAAACCTCATTAAGGTAATCGGCGTGGGCGGTGGCGGCGGAAATGCCGTGCGTACCATGTACGAAAAAGGCATCGAGGGCGTAGACTTTTACATCTGTAATACCGACCTGCAGGTGCTAAAGGGTAGCCCCATCCCCAATAAACTCCAGCTGGGCATGGAGCTTACCAATGGCCTGGGCTGCGGAGCCAAGCCGGAGGTAGGCCGCGAGGCCGCGCTGGAGAGCCGTGAGGATGTACGCCACATTCTGCAGGGCAATACCCGCATGGTGTTTATCACCGCCGGCATGGGCGGGGGCACCGGTACCGGGGCTGCACCTGTTATAGCCGAAATAGCCCGAGAGATGGGCATCCTCACGGTGGGCATCGTTACCACCCCCTTCAAGTTTGAGGGCGACTGGCGAAACCGAATAGCCAAGTCGGGCGTGGCCGAGCTACAGCGCGTGGTAGACACCCTGCTGGTGATAAACAACGCCAACCTGATGGAGATCTGCCCCCGAAATATCAAGGCCCGCGATGCCTACAAGATGGCCGATAAGGTGCTGTGCGATGCCGCCAAGGGCATAGCCGAGATCATTACCATAGAGGGCTATATGAACGTAGACTTTGCCGATGTACAAACGGTGATGAAAGGCAGCGGCAGTGCCCTGATGGGTATGGCCACCCACCACGGAGACAACCGGGCCATCAACGCCGTGGAAGATGCCCTGAGTAGCCCGCTGCTGGATAATGTAGACATTAGCGGGGCCACCGGCGTGCTGGTAAACATTACCGCCAGTGAAGACACCCTTACCATGGACGAAGTGGAGGTAATAGGTGAATACATCCACAAAGCCGTGGGCGATAATGCCCGCATCATCCTGGGCCAGGTGCTGACGGATGAGGCCGGAGATGACCTGACCGTAACTGTCATCGCCACCGGCTTTGACCAACCGCACCAAGCACCCGTAAGCCGCCCGATGCCCGAGCTGGAGATACAGGCTGGCCCCATAGCTTCGCCCCCCCCGGCCAGGGTGCCAGCGGAAAAGGAGAAAAAACCCTTTATACTGGAAATAGAGGACGAGGACGAAGGCGTAGACCTGCCCCCCGCGCACCAGCCACAGCCCGAAGCAGAAGAGCCACCGGTAGATAAGTTTAAGCGCAGGCGACCGGCCCCCCAGCCCCCGCAGCCTGAGCGACACACACCAAGCCTGTTTGATGCCATGGACACAGGGGGCCGCACGCGCCCCGCTACCAACTTTTATCACCAGCCGAAGCCCGATCCCAGCCCCACGCCTCGGCCCCATAGCCCCCAGCCATCCCGGCCCCAGCGCCTGGACCCCACCAACCCCAAGGACGTGGAGGAACTGGAGCGCGTACCCAGCTATCTGCGCAGGCAGGTGGACATAGAGCCGGAAGAAACTGTGCAGCAAAACCGAAAGATCAGTCGCCTGACGGTGAGCGACGAGGGAGAAGAACGCTACCGCCTGCGCGATAACAACAGCTTCCTCTTCGACAACGTAGACTAG
- the murC gene encoding UDP-N-acetylmuramate--L-alanine ligase has protein sequence MSKPRSIQRVLIAGGGTGGHVFPALALADALRAHDPQVQIQFVGAKGGREMHWVAQAGYPIQGVWISGYYRQKSLRNLLRNALLPLKLVVAHLQSYRILRRFRPDVVIGVGGYASYTTLGVASRMRGILRVIHEQNAYPGLTNRTHGRRAHLILLGYADALPYFPHGRAVVTGNPVRSAVLSAQPNAAAFGLQAGRPTVFVTGGSLGARSLNEALAAGAEALAQAGIQLLWQCGTGYYEQYKAYASETIRVLPFVADMGAAYAVADLVVCRAGALTLAELQALRKPAILVPSPNVADDHQTRNAQSLVQLGGARLLPDAQAPTQLVPQLIQLAKDPEQLARLGQAMAVPATPAATAMVQAIQRQWQLQADDPFGPGKAVYCIGIGGIGMSALARQLQAQGCSLRGYDRSETPLTRRLAAEGMQLVYEPNPVQNLQGIDSVIYTPAVGEAQPDLLAARAQGLPVWKRAQVLGRIARSHSTLAVAGTHGKTSTSSLLGYLLTEAGLDPTCFVGGIMANYDTNFRAGGSPWLVAEADEYDRSFLQLYPRHLILTSLDPDHLDIYGQVQALHQSYNQLLAQVAPGGTIVAHESTRPFIHSHPQQRLLFYGIDSGNVRAEDVHYAGVRTHFTYVQAGLRIPGLVLNRPGAYNLLNALAAICLALEAGVAPEQIRQLLPDFRGVKRRFELQIDTADLVYVDDYAHHPAEIDACLNAVKAAWPKHQIVALFQPHLFSRTRDFYQEFGRSLSQADWVYLMHIYPARELSIPNVTVDLIYQQITHEHRQIINLQEAADAILPALSRPTVVVSMGAGDIDTQVPAIRQKLLTLLPKA, from the coding sequence ATGAGCAAGCCCCGATCCATACAGCGGGTACTGATAGCTGGTGGCGGCACAGGCGGCCACGTGTTTCCTGCCCTGGCCCTGGCCGATGCCCTGCGGGCCCATGACCCCCAGGTGCAGATACAATTTGTAGGTGCCAAAGGGGGGCGCGAAATGCACTGGGTGGCCCAGGCAGGCTACCCCATCCAGGGTGTATGGATAAGCGGCTACTACCGGCAGAAGAGCCTGAGAAACCTGCTGCGCAATGCCCTGCTGCCGCTCAAGCTGGTGGTGGCCCACCTACAGAGCTATCGGATCCTGCGGCGCTTTCGGCCCGATGTGGTGATCGGCGTAGGGGGCTATGCCAGCTATACCACCCTGGGTGTAGCCAGCCGGATGCGTGGTATTCTGCGCGTTATACACGAGCAGAATGCCTATCCCGGCCTTACCAACCGCACCCATGGCCGCCGGGCCCACCTCATCCTGCTGGGCTATGCCGATGCCCTGCCCTACTTTCCGCATGGGCGGGCGGTGGTAACAGGAAACCCGGTGCGCAGCGCGGTGCTATCCGCACAGCCCAATGCGGCCGCCTTTGGGCTACAGGCTGGCCGCCCTACGGTTTTTGTTACCGGTGGCAGCCTGGGCGCGCGTAGCCTGAATGAAGCCCTGGCCGCCGGCGCAGAGGCACTTGCCCAGGCGGGGATACAGCTACTGTGGCAATGCGGAACCGGGTACTACGAGCAGTACAAGGCCTACGCGAGCGAAACCATCCGGGTGCTGCCCTTTGTGGCAGATATGGGGGCTGCCTATGCCGTGGCCGACCTGGTGGTGTGCCGTGCGGGTGCACTCACCCTGGCCGAGCTACAGGCCCTCCGCAAGCCCGCCATCCTGGTGCCCAGCCCCAATGTGGCCGATGACCACCAGACCCGGAATGCCCAGAGCCTGGTGCAGCTGGGGGGTGCCCGGCTGCTGCCCGATGCCCAGGCACCCACTCAGCTGGTGCCGCAGCTCATCCAGCTGGCAAAGGACCCCGAGCAGCTGGCCCGCCTGGGCCAGGCCATGGCGGTGCCGGCCACCCCTGCTGCCACCGCCATGGTGCAGGCCATACAACGGCAGTGGCAGCTACAGGCGGATGACCCCTTTGGGCCGGGCAAGGCGGTGTACTGTATCGGCATAGGGGGCATTGGCATGAGTGCGCTGGCCCGCCAGCTGCAGGCCCAGGGCTGTAGCCTGCGCGGCTACGACCGCAGCGAGACCCCCCTGACCCGACGCCTGGCTGCCGAGGGTATGCAGCTGGTGTACGAGCCAAACCCTGTGCAGAACCTGCAGGGTATAGACAGCGTGATATACACCCCTGCCGTGGGCGAAGCGCAGCCCGACCTGCTGGCCGCGCGTGCCCAGGGCCTGCCTGTGTGGAAGCGCGCCCAGGTGCTGGGCCGCATAGCCCGCAGCCACAGCACGCTGGCCGTGGCAGGCACCCATGGCAAGACCTCCACCAGCAGCCTGCTGGGCTACCTGCTTACGGAGGCTGGGCTAGACCCCACCTGCTTTGTGGGCGGAATCATGGCCAACTACGACACCAACTTCCGGGCTGGCGGCAGCCCCTGGCTGGTGGCCGAGGCCGATGAGTACGACCGTAGCTTCCTGCAGCTATACCCCCGCCACCTTATCCTTACCAGCCTGGACCCCGACCACCTGGACATCTATGGCCAGGTGCAGGCCCTGCACCAGAGCTACAACCAGCTGCTGGCCCAGGTGGCCCCCGGGGGTACCATCGTGGCGCACGAATCCACCCGGCCATTTATCCACAGCCACCCGCAGCAGCGGCTGCTATTCTACGGCATTGATAGCGGAAATGTTCGCGCCGAAGACGTGCACTATGCAGGCGTGCGCACCCACTTCACCTACGTGCAAGCGGGGCTGCGCATCCCCGGCCTGGTGCTGAACCGCCCCGGAGCCTACAACCTGCTGAATGCCCTGGCCGCCATATGCCTGGCCCTGGAGGCAGGCGTAGCACCCGAGCAAATACGCCAACTGCTGCCAGACTTTCGTGGCGTAAAACGACGCTTTGAACTACAGATTGATACCGCTGATCTGGTGTATGTAGACGACTATGCCCACCACCCGGCCGAGATAGATGCCTGCCTGAACGCGGTAAAAGCCGCCTGGCCGAAGCACCAGATTGTGGCCCTTTTTCAGCCCCATTTGTTTAGCCGTACCCGCGATTTTTACCAGGAGTTTGGCCGCAGCCTGAGCCAGGCGGATTGGGTGTATCTTATGCACATCTACCCCGCCCGAGAGTTATCCATACCCAACGTTACGGTCGATCTGATTTATCAACAAATCACGCATGAGCATCGTCAGATCATAAATTTACAGGAAGCTGCCGATGCTATCCTCCCCGCTCTTTCTCGCCCCACAGTAGTGGTGAGCATGGGTGCAGGAGACATAGACACCCAGGTGCCCGCCATCCGACAAAAGCTCTTAACCCTGCTCCCCAAGGCTTGA
- the ftsA gene encoding cell division protein FtsA, with protein sequence MNTERIIVGLDIGTTKVVAVVGKYNEYGNIDILGKGQADSDGVKRGEINNIDKTVAAIRYAVEEAEKHANVEINAVHVAISGEHIRSQQQKGIITLPDPDMEICQEDLNRLAADMHRVPIPLGMEILHVLPQEYTVDAQAGIKDPVGMSGVRLEGNYLIVMAHSNSVRNLARCIRRAGLEIVELVYAPIASSYSVLSEEEKEAGVCLVDMGGGTTDLAIFEDGIIRHTAVIPFGGQVVTEDIKHGCNVMVRQAELLKTRYGSAKADALADQEEIITITGLSNRPPKEIRNLTLAHIIQARVEELMEFVEQEINKSGYRSKLVGGIVLTGGTSQLHHISQLVEYVTGIDCRVGSPSSQFAKGMVAETRYPQYSTATGLVVYGLQKEATPPASPEAETRPARRKIQQAGGGYRTQLPEADPGSGKLVSRIKNWFESNVTGSNTTTIE encoded by the coding sequence ATGAATACGGAGCGCATTATAGTAGGACTGGACATTGGCACCACCAAGGTGGTGGCGGTGGTGGGCAAGTACAATGAGTACGGAAACATCGACATCCTGGGCAAAGGGCAGGCCGATAGCGACGGCGTGAAGCGGGGTGAGATCAACAACATCGACAAAACGGTGGCCGCCATCCGCTACGCCGTAGAGGAGGCGGAGAAGCACGCCAATGTGGAGATCAATGCCGTACATGTGGCCATCAGCGGCGAGCACATCCGTAGCCAGCAGCAGAAGGGCATTATCACCCTGCCCGACCCCGATATGGAGATCTGCCAGGAAGACCTGAACCGCCTGGCGGCAGACATGCACCGCGTGCCCATCCCCTTGGGCATGGAGATCCTGCATGTGCTACCCCAGGAGTATACCGTAGATGCCCAGGCCGGGATAAAAGACCCCGTAGGCATGAGCGGTGTACGCCTGGAGGGCAACTACCTCATCGTAATGGCCCACAGCAATAGCGTGCGGAACCTGGCACGCTGCATCCGCCGCGCCGGCCTGGAGATTGTGGAGCTGGTGTATGCGCCCATTGCCAGCAGCTACTCGGTGCTGAGCGAGGAGGAAAAGGAAGCCGGCGTATGCCTGGTGGATATGGGCGGCGGCACCACAGACCTCGCCATTTTCGAAGACGGCATCATCCGCCACACAGCAGTCATCCCCTTTGGCGGCCAGGTGGTTACCGAAGACATAAAGCACGGCTGCAATGTGATGGTGCGCCAGGCCGAACTGCTGAAAACCCGCTATGGCAGCGCCAAAGCCGATGCCCTGGCCGACCAGGAGGAGATTATCACCATCACGGGCCTGAGCAACCGCCCGCCCAAAGAGATCCGCAACCTGACCCTGGCCCACATTATACAGGCGCGGGTAGAGGAGCTAATGGAGTTTGTGGAGCAGGAAATAAACAAGAGTGGGTACCGAAGCAAACTGGTGGGCGGCATCGTGCTGACCGGTGGCACCAGCCAGCTGCACCACATTAGCCAGCTGGTAGAGTATGTAACGGGCATAGACTGCCGCGTGGGTAGCCCCAGCAGCCAGTTTGCCAAGGGGATGGTGGCCGAAACCCGCTACCCACAGTACAGCACCGCCACCGGCCTGGTGGTGTATGGCCTGCAAAAAGAAGCCACTCCCCCTGCCAGCCCCGAGGCTGAAACCCGCCCCGCCAGGCGAAAAATACAGCAGGCCGGAGGCGGCTATCGCACCCAGCTGCCCGAGGCAGACCCGGGTAGCGGAAAGCTTGTATCGCGCATCAAAAACTGGTTCGAATCCAACGTAACCGGCAGCAATACTACCACTATAGAATAA
- a CDS encoding cell division protein FtsQ/DivIB: MNRKTRNIALLIGIPVLTLLLFVASTFYHEQKRVLRIQVKIEAEPDQCFLSVADINELLSLETRVLQQPVQAVDLQALEQELLATQYVDSAIAYFGTDGQLMLQVQLRKPVARVLPNGMAGYYLDAEGHIIPLSTAYTARVPLLTGNVPDLAHQPEADSTLMTLVPMLHHIAEDEFWRAHISELYRDRAGDLVLYPTLGELRILFGAPYDYQKKLKHLLHFYQEVLSVRGWRYYKSIALKYDGQIVATKRS, encoded by the coding sequence TTGAACCGCAAAACCCGAAATATCGCCCTGCTGATCGGCATACCGGTGCTTACGCTCCTGCTGTTTGTGGCCAGTACCTTCTACCATGAGCAGAAGCGGGTGCTGCGCATCCAGGTGAAGATAGAGGCAGAGCCCGACCAATGCTTCCTCTCTGTGGCCGACATCAATGAACTGCTGAGCCTGGAAACCCGCGTGCTACAGCAGCCCGTGCAGGCCGTAGACCTACAGGCGCTGGAGCAGGAGCTGCTGGCTACCCAGTATGTAGATTCGGCCATAGCCTACTTCGGCACCGATGGGCAGCTGATGCTACAGGTGCAGCTGCGCAAGCCCGTGGCCCGGGTGCTGCCCAATGGCATGGCCGGCTATTACCTGGACGCTGAGGGCCACATCATCCCCCTGAGTACCGCCTACACCGCCCGCGTACCCCTGCTGACAGGCAACGTGCCCGACCTGGCCCACCAGCCTGAGGCCGATAGCACCCTGATGACCCTGGTGCCCATGCTGCACCACATAGCCGAAGATGAGTTTTGGCGGGCCCACATCAGCGAGCTGTACCGAGACAGGGCCGGAGACCTGGTGCTGTATCCCACCCTGGGCGAGCTGCGCATCCTATTCGGTGCGCCCTATGACTACCAGAAAAAGCTAAAGCATTTGCTGCATTTCTACCAGGAAGTACTATCGGTACGCGGATGGCGCTACTACAAGTCCATAGCACTGAAGTATGACGGGCAGATAGTGGCCACCAAAAGATCGTGA
- a CDS encoding FtsW/RodA/SpoVE family cell cycle protein, with protein MQVFTYHLKGDRGIWLIIALLTLISVLAVYTSTSGLAFQQREGSTEYYLLKHVALMALGLLMMFLVHRIDYRAFARFANLLLAISALLLFYTLFQGQAAEVNEARRWIRVFGLSFQPSDLAKFSLMIYLAKVLTQRQNLIKDFRRSFVPTILPVFVICGLIAPHNLSTAMVLMFTSFILMFIAGINSRHMLGLMLSGLLLATVAIYGNIFKRSATWQHRIENWWAGQPNNDEQFQREQANMAIATSGFLGKGAGKSVQRHYLPQAYSDFVYAIIIEEYGLLGGVVVLALYILLMIRAVGIVTISKTFGALLAAGLSFLIVIQALINMGVTVGLLPVTGLSLPLISMGGTSLLFTAMSFGVILSVSRTSIAEAA; from the coding sequence ATGCAAGTCTTTACCTATCACCTGAAAGGAGACCGCGGCATCTGGCTCATCATTGCCCTCCTCACGCTCATTAGCGTGCTGGCGGTGTACACCAGTACCAGTGGCCTGGCCTTTCAGCAGCGCGAGGGAAGCACGGAGTACTACCTGCTGAAGCACGTGGCCCTGATGGCCCTGGGCCTGCTCATGATGTTTCTGGTACATCGCATAGATTATCGAGCCTTTGCCCGTTTTGCCAACCTGCTCTTGGCTATCAGTGCGCTGCTGCTGTTCTACACCCTTTTTCAGGGCCAGGCCGCAGAGGTGAACGAGGCACGCCGCTGGATTCGTGTGTTCGGCCTCAGCTTTCAGCCATCCGACCTGGCCAAGTTCAGCCTCATGATCTACCTGGCCAAGGTGCTCACCCAGCGGCAGAATCTGATCAAGGACTTTCGCCGCAGCTTTGTGCCCACCATCCTGCCTGTGTTCGTTATCTGCGGCCTTATCGCGCCCCACAACCTGAGCACGGCCATGGTGCTCATGTTCACCAGCTTTATCCTGATGTTCATTGCCGGCATTAATAGCCGCCACATGCTGGGCCTTATGCTCAGTGGCCTGCTGCTAGCCACGGTAGCCATCTATGGCAATATCTTCAAGCGCTCTGCCACCTGGCAGCATCGGATAGAAAACTGGTGGGCTGGCCAGCCCAATAATGACGAGCAGTTTCAGCGCGAGCAGGCCAATATGGCCATTGCCACCAGTGGCTTCCTGGGCAAGGGCGCGGGCAAGAGCGTGCAGCGGCACTACCTGCCCCAGGCGTATAGCGACTTTGTGTACGCCATCATCATCGAGGAGTACGGCCTGCTGGGCGGTGTGGTGGTGCTGGCCCTCTACATCCTGCTGATGATCCGCGCCGTGGGGATCGTTACCATCAGCAAGACCTTCGGGGCACTGCTGGCCGCCGGGCTTAGCTTCCTTATTGTTATACAGGCCCTCATCAATATGGGGGTTACCGTGGGGCTGCTACCGGTTACGGGCTTGTCCCTGCCCCTCATCAGCATGGGGGGCACCTCACTACTCTTCACGGCCATGTCCTTCGGGGTTATCCTGAGTGTGAGCAGAACCAGCATAGCCGAAGCCGCATGA